Proteins from one Anopheles nili chromosome 2, idAnoNiliSN_F5_01, whole genome shotgun sequence genomic window:
- the LOC128721965 gene encoding moesin/ezrin/radixin homolog 2, producing the protein MIPFRRKKSNKQFPVKVCTFDSELEFDLEHRATGRFLFELICRTIGLRETWYFGLQYEDSKGNMSWLKMDKKVLDQSVHSTNGSCMFIFLAKFFPENVAEELVQEVTQHLFFLQIKQAILSMDVYCPPEASVLLASYAVQAKYGDYDEAVCKPGMLISENLLPQRVIDQYQMTPQMWEERIKTWYADHRGMSRDEAEMEYLKIAQDLDMFGVNYFPITNKKNTEVWLGVTALGLNIYNRENKLLPVTTFQWNEILHISFDDRKFVVKTNDNKNPKPVIFYSQKLRINKLILDLCVGNHDLYMKRRKPDTMEIQQMKAQAKEEKQRRQVERNKLTREKQLREAAEREKAAMEQRMMQLQEEMRVANEALHRSEEAAELLAEKNRLAEEEAMLLSHKAQEVEQEISRMRMTARKTEEEKIYLERKTQEAELLTARMMEESRKRALEADKLKNELIHARVAEKEAKEKLLNFLSRTSTESILITPSSSPESPMHEMHSYDLLADGDMEQLSLEIEKERVEYLAKSKQVQNQLKELRSEIEQLKIGENQCPLDDINAEQLRLGETKYSTLKKVKSGSTKARVAFFEEL; encoded by the exons ATGATTCCATTCCGgcgcaaaaaatcaaacaagcaaTTTCCAGTGAAAGTTTGCACGTTTGATTCGGAGCTTGAATTTGACCTAGAA caTCGTGCTACGGGTAGATTCTTGTTTGAATTAATATGTCGAACAATCGGTCTAAGGGAAACTTGGTATTTTGGATTGCAGTACGAGGATTCTAAAGGAAACATGTCATGGTTGAAGATGGACAAAAAAGTCTTAGATCAAAGTGTGCACAGTACAAATGGCAGttgtatgtttattttcttagCCAAGTTTTTCCCAGAAAACGTAGCCGAGGAATTGGTGCAAGAAGTAACACAACATTTATTCTTCTTGCAAATCAAACAAGCCATCCTATCAATGGATGTATATTGCCCACCGGAAGCTTCCGTTCTGCTAGCATCGTACGCAGTTCAAGCTAAG tacggtGACTACGACGAAGCCGTCTGTAAACCTGGAATGTTAATAAGTGAAAATTTACTTCCTCAACGTGTGATTGATCAATACCAAATGACACCTCAGATGTGGGAGGAACGCATTAAAACATGGTATGCCGATCATCGGGGTATGTCAAGAGATGAAGCAGAAATGGAATATCTTAAGATAGCACAAGATCTTGATATGTTTGGTGTCAACTATTTCCCAATCACG aacaaaaaaaacaccgaagtTTGGCTCGGTGTAACAGCATTAggattaaatatatataaccGGGAGAACAAGCTGTTACCGGTAACTACGTTTCAGTGGAATGAAATTCTTCATATTAGTTTCGATGATCGGAAGTTTGtggtaaaaacaaacgataacaAAAATCCTAAACCGGTAATATTTTACTCACAGAAGCTTCGTATCAATAAATTGATACTAGATCTGTGCGTTGGGAATCACGATCTCTACATGAAACGCCGTAAACCAGATACGATGGAAATTCAGCAAATGAAAGCCCaagcaaaagaagagaaacaacGTAGGCAAGTCGAACGGAATAAGCTGACACGCGAAAAGCAGTTGCGTGAAGCTGCAGAGCGGGAGAAAGCTGCCATGGAACAGAGAATGATGCAACTTCAAGAGGAAATGCGTGTTGCTAATGAAGCATTG CACCGAAGTGAAGAGGCAGCTGAACTTTTAGCAGAAAAGAATCGTCTAGCTGAAGAAGAGGCAATGTTACTATCCCATAAAGCACAAGAAGTCGAACAGGAAATAAGTCGTATGCGTATGACAGCTCGTAagacagaagaagaaaaaatctacTTGGAACGAAAGACACAAGAAGCAGAGCTGCTTACCGCACGCATGATGGAAGAATCTCGTAAACGAGCTTTAGAGGCCGATAAGCTGAAAAATGAACTAATTCACGCACGTGTTGcagagaaagaagcaaaagaaaaattattgaattttCTTAGCCGAACTTCCACGGAATCGATACTCATTAcaccttcttcttctcccgAATCTCCCATGCACGAAATGCATTCCTATGATTTATTGGCTGATGGAGATATGGAGCAGTTATCGTtagaaattgaaaaagaacG GGTTGAATATTTGGCTAAATCAAAACAAGTGCAAAACCAATTGAAAGAACTCCGTTCAGAGATAGAACAACTAAAAATTGGTGAAAACCAGTGTCCACTTGATGATATCAATGCCGAGCAGTTGCGGCTAGGTGAGACAAAATATTCTACTTTGAAAAAAGTTAAATCCGGTTCAACGAAAGCACGAGTAGCATTTTTTGAGGAACTGTAA